ATCAAAATGAGGTTGAAGTGTCAAGCGAATTTTGTCAAAAGGTCCGGCGCAAAGCCATGAGTATTTTTTATCACAGCATCAGCAATATTCATCCTGGTTGCGTAACCATCCTCATATCATCGACACAATACAAAATTCAGCTGCAGAGATAGAGACGGCAGTTTCAAAAGTTTCATGATAACGGGAAAGGTTGAATCGCAGGGTCCTGCAACAAAACAGTAACTGGTTCCTGCTTGTCCAAGTCATGGTTTATGAAACATTCATGAGCCATTCGCTCAGGACAGATAAAACACTCTCACCTCGTACCTCTCTTTGAGCGGAGAGGGAATAGGTTCGCTCATTCCCACAAAGAGAGGGTTTGGGTAAACGGAGGTATGTTCGAGCAAAAGACGCCTTTACGCTACCTGAACCACTTCCTTTAGCTCGGGGAACTGCTCCTTGAGGTGCTTCTCCACGCCCATCTTGAGGGTCATTGTGGACATCGGACAGGATCCGCAGGCACCCTTGAGCCGAACTTTTACCGTACCATTCTCTTCAACGCTCACGAGTTCGATATCACCTCCGTCGCGCTGGAGCGCCGGCCGCACTTGTTTGAGGGCTTCTTCAACTTTTTCTTTGTTCATGATTTGTTCTCCTTATTGTTAATTCTCAGTTTTTTCTATCTGTTTGATAGTATACACCATTTGGCTCCTGTTGAATAGCATTATCGTAAATACGCTGATCCTCAAACGAACAAAACGATTCTGTCAAAAGTTCTATGAAACAGCGGGTGGACCCATGAAATGGTCGAGCAAAAACGGTTTGGCGACAGTAGCCGATGGCAAACGATCAGATATAAAGTCGCACAAGAATAAGCAACAGGCA
This genomic window from Nitrospirota bacterium contains:
- a CDS encoding NifU family protein, whose amino-acid sequence is MNKEKVEEALKQVRPALQRDGGDIELVSVEENGTVKVRLKGACGSCPMSTMTLKMGVEKHLKEQFPELKEVVQVA